Proteins encoded within one genomic window of Humulus lupulus chromosome 1, drHumLupu1.1, whole genome shotgun sequence:
- the LOC133795133 gene encoding hydroxyisourate hydrolase-like isoform X14 → MLGFSSLQIFALSLTIALVGGGGVVVCHGTATYTRNDFPANFVFGAGTSAYQVEGAANEDGRTPSIWDTFAHNVYPQGDNGDVASDGYHKYQEDVQLMANMGLDAYRFSISWSRLIPNGRGPVNPKGLEYYNNLINGLLKHGIQPHVTLVNYDHPQALEDEYGGWVSRKMVKDFIQYADVCFKEFGDRVQYWTTVNEPNIFGDGSYDAGIAPPQRCSPPFGITNCTRGNSSTESYLVVHHILLAHASVVRLYRENYQTKQHGFVGLTIYTYFSVPYTDTKEDIIATQRANDFLFGWVLDPLVFGDYPKSMKKNAASRIRTFTKLESEMVKGAFDFIGVIHYCTFMIKDDPTNLMTEVRDFTMDKAVKVITHSRL, encoded by the exons ATGTTGGGGTTTTCTTCATTGCAAATATTTGCGCTAAGTCTAACAATAGCATtagtaggaggaggaggagtagtaGTTTGCCATGGTACTGCTACATACACCAGAAATGACTTTCCTGCAAACTTCGTGTTTGGAGCTGGCACCTCTGCTTACCAG GTGGAGGGAGCTGCAAATGAAGATGGTAGAACACCTAGCATTTGGGACACCTTCGCTCACAATG TGTATCCACAAGGGGACAATGGTGACGTAGCATCTGACGGGTATCACAAGTACCAG GAAGATGTACAACTGATGGCAAACATGGGCCTTGATGCCTATAGATTTTCTATATCGTGGTCAAGACTCATCCCAA ATGGGAGAGGACCTGTGAATCCAAAGGGCTTAGAATACTATAACAATCTCATCAATGGACTACTTAAACATG GAATCCAACCACATGTTACATTAGTCAACTATGATCATCCACAGGCACTTGAAGATGAGTACGGCGGATGGGTTAGTCGAAAGATGGT AAAGGACTTCATTCAGTATGCAGATGTGTGCTTTAAAGAGTTTGGAGACAGGGTTCAGTATTGGACTACAGTGAATGAGCCCAATATATTTGGAGATGGAAGTTATGATGCTGGAATTGCACCCCCTCAACGATGTTCTCCACCGTTTGGTATCACCAACTGCACAAGGGGAAATTCCTCAACCGAGTCCTACTTGGTTGTTCATCATATCTTGTTAGCTCATGCATCAGTTGTAAGATTATACAGGGAAAACTATCAG ACCAAGCAACATGGGTTTGTAGGTCTCACCATCTATACTTATTTTAGTGTTCCATACACGGACACAAAAGAAGATATTATTGCTACTCAACGAGCCAACGATTTCCTTTTTGGCTG GGTTCTTGATCCCTTGGTGTTTGGGGACTACCCCAAGAGTATGAAGAAAAATGCAGCCTCTAGAATTCGAACATTTACGAAACTCGAGTCCGAAATGGTAAAGGGTGCGTTTGATTTCATAGGAGTAATACATTACTGCACTTTCATGATCAAGGACGATCCTACTAACCTGATGACCGAAGTAAGAGACTTTACTATGGACAAAGCAGTGAAGGTGATAA CTCACTCCAGGTTGTGA